Proteins from a genomic interval of Desulfuromonas sp. TF:
- a CDS encoding dihydrofolate reductase — MESQKIILVAMTEDRLIGREGRIPWHIPEELQLFRELTVGHAVLMGRRTFESIGRPLPERRNIVLSRTLGPTPGVIVCVDLRKGLAEGAAHGSKTFIIGGRQVYREALPIADFMRISWISGHYAGDVYFPPFSLSDWEEIDSRDRTGFRHATYRRRNGDAKHPDHPPCSPDLR, encoded by the coding sequence TTGGAGAGTCAAAAAATAATTCTCGTCGCCATGACCGAGGACCGGCTCATCGGGCGCGAAGGGCGCATCCCCTGGCATATCCCCGAGGAACTCCAGCTCTTTCGCGAGCTGACCGTGGGGCACGCTGTTCTGATGGGGCGCCGCACCTTCGAGTCGATCGGCCGTCCCCTCCCCGAACGGCGCAACATCGTCCTGAGCCGTACGCTGGGGCCGACCCCCGGCGTCATCGTCTGCGTCGACCTGCGCAAGGGGCTCGCCGAAGGGGCGGCGCACGGCAGCAAGACCTTCATCATCGGCGGGCGCCAGGTCTATCGGGAGGCGCTCCCCATCGCCGACTTCATGCGCATCTCCTGGATCTCGGGGCATTATGCGGGAGACGTCTATTTCCCGCCCTTCAGCCTATCCGACTGGGAGGAAATCGATTCCCGGGACCGTACCGGATTCCGTCATGCCACCTACCGGCGACGAAACGGAGACGCGAAGCACCCGGATCATCCCCCCTGCAGTCCGGACTTGCGCTGA
- a CDS encoding NADH:flavin oxidoreductase: MSGTLFDTVAIGSLSLPNRLVRSATWEGLCEEDGRPKPQLAGLYRDLVRGGVGLIISGYTFVRADGKQLPGKMGIHTDEILPALTELTGAVHEAGGRIFCQLVHAGAQTTAKVIGQMPVAPSAMQAPNYPEVPRELSISEIGKLVTAFAEGAGRAQEAGFDGVQLHGAHGYLINQFLSPLMNRRDDAYGGSLANRMRFLEEVCTAVRRQVGPDYPVAIKLTAADHLEGGFEFAEAMQVAQRLEELGIDAIEISSGTAASGKETPVRQGIDRPEQEAYNALYARRLKEAVGIPIMVVGGLRSGAVLQRLLRDGEADLFSLSRPLIRQPDLVNRWRQDESSRATCISCNGCFRPALRGEGIFCVVDRIETENRSIEV, translated from the coding sequence ATGTCAGGAACCCTTTTCGATACCGTTGCCATCGGCTCCCTCAGCCTTCCCAACCGTCTGGTGCGCAGCGCCACCTGGGAAGGATTGTGCGAAGAAGACGGCAGGCCGAAGCCGCAGCTGGCCGGGCTCTACCGGGATCTGGTCCGCGGCGGGGTCGGGCTCATCATCTCCGGCTACACCTTCGTACGCGCCGACGGCAAGCAGCTTCCCGGCAAGATGGGCATCCACACCGACGAGATCCTTCCGGCCCTGACCGAACTCACCGGTGCCGTCCACGAAGCAGGGGGACGGATCTTCTGCCAACTCGTCCACGCCGGCGCCCAGACTACCGCCAAGGTCATCGGCCAGATGCCCGTGGCGCCGTCGGCGATGCAGGCCCCCAACTACCCTGAGGTGCCGCGGGAGCTGAGCATCTCAGAGATCGGCAAGCTGGTGACCGCCTTCGCCGAGGGCGCCGGGCGGGCGCAAGAGGCCGGCTTCGACGGCGTCCAGCTGCACGGCGCCCACGGCTATCTGATCAACCAGTTCCTCTCCCCGCTGATGAACCGGCGCGACGATGCCTACGGGGGATCCCTCGCCAACCGGATGCGCTTCCTCGAAGAGGTCTGCACCGCGGTGCGCAGGCAGGTCGGCCCGGACTATCCGGTCGCCATCAAGCTCACCGCCGCCGATCACCTGGAGGGCGGCTTCGAATTCGCCGAGGCGATGCAGGTGGCGCAGCGGCTGGAGGAGCTCGGCATCGATGCCATCGAGATCAGCTCCGGCACCGCCGCCTCGGGCAAGGAGACGCCGGTCCGGCAGGGGATCGACAGGCCGGAGCAGGAAGCCTACAACGCCCTCTATGCGCGGCGGCTCAAGGAAGCGGTCGGCATCCCGATCATGGTCGTCGGCGGACTGCGCTCCGGAGCCGTGCTCCAGCGCCTGCTGCGGGACGGCGAGGCCGACCTCTTTTCCCTTTCCCGCCCGCTGATCCGGCAGCCCGATCTCGTCAACCGCTGGCGGCAGGACGAAAGCAGCCGCGCCACCTGCATCTCCTGCAACGGCTGCTTCCGCCCAGCTCTCAGGGGAGAGGGGATCTTCTGCGTGGTCGACCGGATCGAAACCGAGAACCGTTCGATCGAGGTCTGA
- a CDS encoding Hsp70 family protein: protein MPKTHAVGIDLGTTNSAMALAETGGGGAVHAVPITQAVSFQAVEDRELLPSAVYFPLENEIAAASLRLPWGEPDLHRGLVGRFAREHGGMIPDRLVTSAKSWLGNPHVDPRRPVLPWNPESGEGRVSAFEANRLYLEHLRGMLEHELARRQAGGIEECEIVLTVPASFDEVARNLTHEAAAEAGLGEVTLLEEQQAAFYHWLSETEDWREQVRPGDIVLICDVGGGTSDFSLVAVSEREGNLELERISVGDHILLGGDNMDLALAHILRGELSGRGHQIDHRQFLALVHSCRTAKERLFADPVLGEASISLPSRGSGLFAGTITTALKRETLEEAILNGFFPRSEIGEHPARRRQVGFREFGLPYAADPALSRHLAFFLSRSCENALSSEKLAEKVAGRVGEIGETRFIRPSAVLFNGGVFKAEPLRRRVLDLLQIWCGEPVRALSGIHLDLAVAKGAAAYARIRITGEGIRIRAGTARSYYLGLESSMPAVPGFVPPLKAVCVAPQGMEEGTEEILPGREFGLLTGEPAEFRFFSSSVRAGDAMGTVVENAEELEETASLEATLSPLREGREEVVPVTLHSVFTELGTLELWLRHEASGRRWKLAYNLRGSEI, encoded by the coding sequence ATGCCGAAGACACACGCGGTCGGAATCGATCTCGGCACCACCAATTCGGCCATGGCGCTTGCGGAAACGGGAGGAGGAGGAGCCGTCCATGCCGTCCCGATCACCCAGGCCGTCTCCTTCCAGGCGGTGGAGGACCGGGAGCTGCTTCCATCGGCGGTATACTTTCCCCTGGAGAACGAAATCGCCGCCGCCTCCCTGCGGCTGCCCTGGGGCGAACCCGATCTTCACCGGGGGCTGGTCGGGCGATTCGCCCGCGAGCACGGGGGGATGATCCCGGACCGCCTGGTCACGTCGGCCAAGTCCTGGCTGGGCAACCCCCACGTCGATCCCCGGCGCCCCGTACTCCCCTGGAATCCCGAATCTGGCGAGGGGAGGGTTTCCGCCTTCGAGGCCAATCGTCTCTACCTGGAGCATCTGCGCGGCATGCTGGAGCACGAGCTTGCCCGGAGGCAGGCCGGCGGCATCGAAGAGTGTGAAATCGTGCTGACGGTTCCGGCCTCCTTCGACGAGGTGGCCCGGAACCTGACCCACGAGGCCGCCGCGGAGGCCGGCCTGGGGGAAGTCACGCTTCTGGAGGAGCAGCAGGCCGCGTTCTACCACTGGCTGAGCGAGACGGAAGACTGGCGGGAACAGGTGCGGCCGGGGGATATCGTCCTCATCTGCGACGTGGGAGGGGGAACCTCCGACTTCAGCCTGGTGGCGGTTTCGGAACGGGAGGGGAACCTGGAGCTGGAGCGCATCAGCGTGGGGGACCACATCCTGCTCGGGGGCGACAACATGGATCTGGCGCTGGCCCATATCCTGCGCGGGGAGCTCTCAGGCCGGGGGCATCAGATCGACCACCGGCAGTTCCTCGCCCTGGTCCACTCCTGCCGGACGGCCAAGGAGAGGCTCTTCGCCGATCCGGTTCTCGGGGAGGCTTCCATCTCCCTGCCCAGCCGCGGCTCCGGCCTCTTCGCCGGGACGATCACCACGGCCCTGAAGCGCGAAACCCTGGAGGAGGCGATCCTGAACGGGTTTTTTCCCCGCTCGGAGATCGGCGAGCATCCCGCCCGCCGCAGGCAGGTCGGCTTTCGGGAATTCGGCCTTCCCTACGCCGCCGATCCCGCCCTGAGCCGGCACCTGGCTTTTTTCCTCTCCCGGAGCTGCGAAAACGCCCTTTCCAGCGAAAAGCTGGCGGAAAAAGTCGCCGGCCGGGTGGGCGAGATCGGCGAAACCCGCTTCATCCGCCCGTCCGCGGTCCTTTTCAACGGCGGCGTATTCAAGGCCGAACCCCTTCGGCGCCGGGTCCTGGACCTGCTGCAGATCTGGTGCGGCGAACCGGTTCGGGCCCTGAGCGGCATCCATCTCGACCTGGCGGTGGCCAAGGGAGCGGCCGCCTACGCCCGCATCCGCATCACCGGGGAGGGAATCCGCATCCGGGCCGGGACCGCACGCTCCTACTATCTCGGGCTCGAATCCTCTATGCCCGCGGTGCCGGGCTTCGTCCCCCCCCTGAAGGCGGTCTGCGTGGCCCCCCAGGGGATGGAAGAGGGGACGGAAGAAATCCTGCCGGGCCGGGAATTCGGACTGCTCACGGGAGAGCCGGCGGAGTTCCGCTTCTTTTCTTCCAGCGTGAGGGCAGGCGATGCGATGGGGACCGTGGTGGAAAACGCCGAGGAGTTGGAGGAGACCGCCAGCCTGGAAGCCACCCTTTCCCCCCTGCGGGAGGGGCGGGAAGAGGTCGTCCCGGTCACTCTCCATTCCGTATTCACGGAGCTGGGGACCCTCGAGCTCTGGCTCCGCCACGAGGCCTCCGGACGACGCTGGAAGCTGGCCTACAACCTCCGGGGGAGCGAAATTTGA
- a CDS encoding DUF2760 domain-containing protein yields LETFHVFRDRLLKDRAPNPEPAPAPAPAPAAPEAGADRETLAEAQVLHFLGRLQEKGRLVDFVMDDIAPYSNEQVGAAARIVHQGCREALESGFAFEPVHGGPEGETVTLAEDFDARAFRLVGKVPERPPFTGTLRHRGWKASRVSLPRLTGDIRDASARRIVAPAEVEIG; encoded by the coding sequence CTGGAAACGTTCCACGTGTTCCGCGACCGCCTGCTCAAGGATAGAGCCCCCAACCCCGAGCCTGCGCCGGCGCCTGCGCCGGCGCCTGCGGCCCCCGAGGCGGGCGCCGACCGGGAGACGCTGGCCGAGGCGCAGGTTCTTCATTTCCTGGGACGCCTGCAGGAAAAGGGGCGGCTGGTCGATTTCGTCATGGACGACATCGCCCCCTATTCGAACGAGCAGGTCGGAGCCGCCGCCCGGATCGTGCACCAGGGCTGCCGCGAGGCGCTGGAGTCCGGCTTCGCGTTCGAGCCCGTCCACGGCGGCCCGGAGGGGGAGACGGTCACGCTGGCGGAGGATTTCGACGCCCGGGCTTTCCGCCTGGTCGGCAAGGTGCCGGAGCGCCCCCCCTTCACGGGGACGCTGCGGCACAGGGGATGGAAAGCGAGCCGGGTCTCCCTCCCCCGATTGACCGGGGATATCCGGGACGCCTCCGCCCGGCGCATCGTGGCGCCCGCCGAAGTCGAGATCGGGTGA